CTGTTACCCTTCCGACTAAGGAGAATGCAAAAAAACGCACCTTGACGATGCTCTTACCATCATTGGCTCCAGGCCTTTCATGTTTCCCTTTTATCGTAGCTTATTTGGGAGATGATTCCCTCGCACTAGCGGCAATTACCGATGTAGGTAACAAAATATTCGTACTCATTCTCCTCTACATATTGGCCATGCGTTGGTATCGTCAAAGAACCCTAGAACAAAACGAAGTCTCTTCCAAAAACAAATTAAAAGGCTTGCTTTTCTCATTGCTCAATGAACCAATCAATATGGTGATTTTGATTGAGCTTGTTTTATTGGGCTTTAGTATAAATCTTTCTTCATTACCTGGTTTTATTCAGAACACTATTTTAAGCATGTCTACACTTATGACTCCTTTAGTATTGCTGTTCATCGGAATGGCCGTGCGAATTAAATCGGGCGAGTTTGGAGTTATATTCTCTATGTTATTGCGCAGAGCTGGATTATCTTTCTGTTTGTCCAGCACCTTTATTTTTCTGTTTCCCTCATTAACACCAGCACTTCTCTTACTAGTAGTGGTTTTTCCACAAAGCTCC
This genomic window from Maribacter sp. MJ134 contains:
- a CDS encoding permease, with amino-acid sequence MNFALQKTLELLIIIGLGLFLQKKVAKQDLKGVKVIILSVALPATIFVALLKIELKGTLLVFPLLALTFNLLMLLASKYFLSVTLPTKENAKKRTLTMLLPSLAPGLSCFPFIVAYLGDDSLALAAITDVGNKIFVLILLYILAMRWYRQRTLEQNEVSSKNKLKGLLFSLLNEPINMVILIELVLLGFSINLSSLPGFIQNTILSMSTLMTPLVLLFIGMAVRIKSGEFGVIFSMLLRRAGLSFCLSSTFIFLFPSLTPALLLLVVVFPQSSCSFWPFAHMSAINSLEEKDNHPEPTFDINFAVNVMACSLPFSTLLIIGIFSFSDFFISAPALLGIGLTALGISYAPHIFKSKSFLRDREKEKFNSPSVKGSFKSKNS